TAAGAAGAGTAAATCGGTTGCTTTAGATTCTTGTCCTCAAAGAAGAGGGGTTTGTACGCGTGTTTACACTACTACACCAAAAAAACCAAACTCTGCAATGCGTAAAGTAGCGCGTGTACGTTTGACAAATGGTAATGAAGTAAATGCTTACATCCCTGGAGAAGGACACAATTTACAAGAGCACTCGATAGTATTAGTTAGAGGCGGAAGGGTAAAAGATTTACCAGGTGTTAGATATCATATCGTTCGTGG
The nucleotide sequence above comes from Flavobacterium branchiarum. Encoded proteins:
- the rpsL gene encoding 30S ribosomal protein S12, which encodes MPTIQQLVRTGRTQMTKKSKSVALDSCPQRRGVCTRVYTTTPKKPNSAMRKVARVRLTNGNEVNAYIPGEGHNLQEHSIVLVRGGRVKDLPGVRYHIVRGALDTSGVAGRTQRRSKYGAKRPKEAKK